The DNA window AGAATAATAGTACACATGCTTTAACTGGCATGGACTTCCTGACAGTAGAAAAAGAGAAGGTGAAAAATCTATAAACATTTCAGTGCATAGGAGCTCTGTTTTTtagtattttccaagtctccaaCAGAAACACCTTTGGAGGAgcaagaaatataaaaacaagtgAGGAAATACATTacaaatttttaagagaaataacTTAGTCCATTTATAAAGTGATCTTCCCTTTGATGTTACTGAGATTTCTTTGCTAATCTACATTCCAAATAACCAGAAGCAGAATCCCATTAAGTTTCCAAAGCTCATTTGTTCTGGTCGCCATTTGTTTGAGAGAGTTgattaatatttctttctgaatACTGATTTgggaaacttctttctttttctggtggGGAAGCTGTACCAGATGACTTGTGGGATACcagtcccccgaccagggattgaaaccaggcctgggcagtgaaagcactgagtctcaGATACTGAACTGCAGGGAATTCCTGGGAAACATGTATTACAATGACCTGATCAGCgattttcaagtaaaaaaaatatatctgtgCCTTCTCGGTCTAGGTTGATTCTGTCTGAATTGGGAACTAGAATAGGCAATTTGGAAACACCTTTCAGGAGATTCTGTTCAACTGAAACTGCTGGCTTGTGGAAtagtaaattattaatatttaaatcttacattccacatttctgtttttcaagacCAAATTCCATGGACCTAGGGAAAATATAAAGCTAAATAGCTAAGAGAATGATAGATCAATGTACTCGTCAAATTTGTCCAGCATAAtttgactattttttaatttgtaaaaaagaaaaacggACACACATTACTCTGCTGTTCCTTGGTAAAGTGGCCTGGATGCTGATGctgattataataattattattattttgagcaAGATAAGAAAGTGATCATGATCTTCTTGAGTTATAATGAAGGTCAATAatgaaggttgctcagtcatgtccgactctttgcgaccccatggactgtagcctaccaggatcctccgtccatgggatttttcaggcaagaatactggagtgggttgtcatttccctctccaggagatcttcccaacccagggattgaaccaggtctcccacattgtaggcaaatgctttaccatctgagccaccaggggagtctctCTTGAGTTATACGATCATCTAAATTCCAAGCACTCACAACACTGAGCAAACAGAGCCTGTACTTGCATACtaggaaaaggaaacatattgCTGCTGGAAGCCACAGGCCAggtcaaaaataaatgttttatatcacATGGTAAAATAAAGAGGATTCTATCCCAAGACCACCTTGATAAAGACCCACAGTTACTGCAGCTGCAAGGGAGAGTCCAGTCAAGGCAGCTCAGAATAAACAGAAGCCTAAAAAGCAAATCTGTTAGCACATTATTTcaaaccccaccccacctcataGCCATCTGCTTTCCAGAGATGGTCTAGAATTTCTTGAAAGGGAGAGATACACTAGCAGGGCTGCCAGCCCCCCTCACCCAGAGATCCCAAAAAAGGAGAGGCAGCAGCATGGGCCAGACTGGGACTCTGGCTTTCTTAGGATGAACAAGTAAGGCATACAGACAGAGTCCCCAAATAAAGCATAATTAGATTTATCTGTGAAAAACAGATTTTGTGAGATAAAATTGTTCTTACATTTTAACTTTGGCCCTAAAATGACAGAACTCAGATACCAAAGTTAGATGATACACCAAGATATGTATTTTCAAGGTAAATGTCCAAGAACCAATTAGACAACTGACCTACAGTAAATATTAAAAGAGTTGATAGCATGGAGCAGGGGTTGGCAACCTTTTCCTGTAAAGAGCCAGATGGCTGTGCAAATATTTTAGGTTTGTGGGCTATATGGTCTTGGTTGCAACTATTCAATTCTGTTGCAACACAAAAGCAGCCAAAGCCAGTATTTCAACAAGTGAGTgtggctgtattccaataaaactttatttaaaagtaaaagacaGGCTGGATTCAACCCACAAGCTATAGTTTGTCCACTGCTGGCATTGAGGAAGAGAGGGTTTATGAAGAGGTTCTTTTGGTGACAATTCTCCCATGCACCATGAGAATCTCATCCTGagcctgggaggtggggaggaggctcCAAGGGGACCATGTGAAGTGCTTGATGTATCCTCTTGACTATATGAGGCATGTTGTTCTCAAGACTGGACATTAGATGCACTCTGTACCAATGGTAGAACAAACATCCATAAGTGCTTCTCACGTACTTGTCTAAGCTGGTCTGAGTTCAAAAGGATCACCTGGGAAGGTAAGAGGACTTCAACCGAGACTATTTCTCTTAGAGCAGAACAAAACTTGGAACGGTATGGAAAGTGGCCCCAGAGAAATTATTGTGACTTGACCTTCTCAACTCTAAATTGAAACTATTTGAACAGAGGACTGTTTTATGCCAAGAATGAACAGATAAGttatgaagctgaaatttcaTGCAGGAGCAAAGGAAAAACCCCCTCCAGTGAAAAAAGTTGAATGGGATTGTTGAGGcaaaaacaaacagcatttcttgtttgttttacaaatattttataacagaACACTTCAAAAGCACAGTCCAAAGAGAAGAGCAGAGTCTGATGACCTCTCATGTCCTCATAATACAGCACTTGTTAACTCAGGTTCAATCTTGTTGCAGCTATAATGCCCATCTACTCTCTTTTATCCATCTCCATATCCCATACACAGAATTACTTAGAAACATATCCAATGTCTGTATTTCCTTTAAATTGGAAGTAAGATCCAGAGGTTTGATTTGATTTGGGTTCATTTATTTGGTGAGACTGTCTCAGGGTTACAGTGTGGACTCCTATAGCGCTTCCAGGACACTAATGTCTGCTTCTCTCTCAGCAATGTTAGTACTGATCAGGATTTAGGACAGTTTGACTCATCTATTATAGTTCtttatcagctttttttttttaatcggtTTTAGCAACCATTGATGATTTCCCAGGTCCATAATTCTATTAGGGAAAATGACATTTTGATTACCTCTCATTGGTTGTGCATTGGTTATATGTATACTTGCTAGAACAATGGGAGCCCCTGGATTGGGGACTCATTAGTCTTTTCACAAGAGTCCTTTTTATTCCTTAGCTTTGGAATTTtgctgtatttttgtttgtttggaagcTTATGAGCTTCTTAGCTATAGAAACAAAATTCACTTCTGCTCAGTTGTCACCTACTTCATGAAAAGGAAGCCTGCTTCTCCAATCTACTTTGGTAAGATCTGCATACTTCTATGGGTATAACCTTCAGAGAACTGGTCCTCTGCTTTGAAAGATCCTTCGGTGCCAAGCACAGAGTACCTTCCCAGTCTGCCCAGTAAGATTAAATGTTGTTGCTGAGAGGTTTTCACCTTTTTTGTGAAATGGTTTTGCAGATATTGTAATGTCTTGGTACAATAACCATTGTCTTTTGATTCTGAAAAATTTTCACATCTAAGAAGAAAGTAGACAATCTTCCTCAGTCCATGCCTTGGTTGGTTAATTGAGGGAATGGCGGGTTTCTGTGCAGCAGGATGATGACATTCACTGCTTCCCATCCCTTccatgctgttgttgtttagtctttaagtCGTGTCCTAcgcttctgcaaccccatggaatgcagcctgccatgctcctctgtagatgggatttcccaggcaagaatattggagtgggttgccatttctttctccaggggatcttcctgacccagggattgaatgcatgtcTCTTGTGTTccttgcttggcaggcagattccttgccactgagccacgtgggaagcccaattCCATCCGTCTCCTTCTTATTCTGCCCTCAGTGGTGTTGTCCAAAGCAAGGAAGATATTTGATAGTTTTCACATCTCTCATTCCTTGCTTTTTCACCACAGTCTATGTGGGACTTACAACATGCTTATGAGGAAATATAAATACTGCATGCACAGGGCCAAAAAACTAGAGGTTGTATCTATAAATTTGCCAACTTAAAGTatggtgggagaaggagagggtaggagaaattgagaaagtagcaatgacatatgtacactatcatgtatgAAACAGGGAActagtgggaaactgctgtaTAACAGAGGGAGTCCAgtttggtgttctgtgatgaccaaATGGGTAaaatgggtggggggtggggaagagggagacTGAAAAGGGAAGAGGTAATTATGACTGATTCCCAGAAGAGGCCACCACAACACTgaaaaacaattatcctccaataaaaaaaaataagtatacatCTTGGGTCTAAAAAATTAAGTGGTATTGTGTCCATATTCCTGGAGGGAGAAGGCCAAACTCTTAAATAATCTCAATGTCGTAAGCAAGTGGGCCTCCAATGGAAAATCCCAGGTAAAAAGATACTTTTTCTATGCTTCTACCACTTCTGAGTTGACCCAGAAAAGCAGGTGTGATGGGTATTGTGATTTTTTCATTGATTCCATATTCTATGTATAAACAGTTATTTCCAGCTCGTCCCTTTAACCGAAGCAAAAGCTCTTGgacttttttctccttccatACATCTCCACTCTGCCACAAGGAATTAATATCAGCTGTCTTTTCAAAACATTGATCAATTTTTCCTTTGTGAACAAGTCTGTTCATATTGTTACCTTTCCCAAGAAAGAAATAGGCGATCGGTTGCTTTGTACGATACATATGCTTATATTGTCCCCgaaaagaattttccagtgaCCGAGCATACTTTTCCATTAGTCTAGAATCTTGATCCAGTTGTCGGTTTTCTGGCCAGAATAAGAGGGAAGCTAGGAAATAAGGTTCTGGATACTGATATGACATTCCTACTTGTTGTAAGATTTCTCGAAGCTgatctttcagttttttaattggCTTCACTATTTTGGAGGTCGGTTTAATACAGTAGAGAATGATGTTGGCCAGGATgaaattttgcttttcctttggtGGGATTCTGACAGTGCATTGTTCAAAGAGAaaagtatattttttcattatatctTCCATGGTGTGTATAGCATCTTCTTGAACTTTGATAAGATATTCCAAGAGTCCAGAGAACTTGTCTGCTTTTAAAACTTCCAGGTTTCTCCTATAGAGTTCTACCTGAAGTGGCACACTAAGCTTTGGACAAAAATCTTTGTACTGTAATTCCTCTGAGGGGCCAAATATATCTGCATACTTCTTAAAATACCCAGCCACCTTTCTCCGAGTTTTGGCCTCTTCATTTTGCTTAATATTGTTCCTAGGTTTTAGAAGGACAAAGTATTCATCAAAAAAATCAAAGgactttttcaaagaaaatttcagatTGGTTAGGTAAGAAATAAAGTTCTTGAGGACTAATTTAAATTCATTGTTTGGATCTCCAGGAATATCTGTACTTCCTGATATAAAATTGATCATATCTCTTTTAGACAGTTCATTTTTACTGTCAAAAAGGAATGAACTGGAGAATCTGGATTGTGTAGAGCCCAACTTCTATCTCCCCTTGATAGCCAGCTATATTGTAAGTATCATACCGCCTTTTTGACTTCTGATAAAACTTTTCCTTAACTTCATACTCCCTATCCTCACTTTGCTGTTGAGATTCCTTGAATGCATTTGAGGCACATACTGCTAAATCCAAAAGGCCAGATAGCTCATCAACAGAAATGCTCCTGTTTCTTTCATTATCTTCTATCCACcatcttattttacttttgaagACTTGACCCAGTGTATCTGAGATATAAGAATTGCCAGGTTCTATCTCTTTTGCTTGATTTGCCCAATGTAGAGCACTGTGAAAGTCCTTCTCTTTAATGTAGAAATGTCTTGCCAACGCTTGGCAAATGAATGCATTTGGGTTGAACCGACGAGTACCTTCAAGTAATACATTTTGAACTGCCGCATTCCCTTCTTCTTTATGTAATGCTTCAATGAACGGGGAAAACCAAgttcctgtttcaccttcattttCATTGCGCTGTCTTGTGAGCAGCAGTGTTTGCACATCTTCTAAAAACTTGCTTCTTCCTATTCCAGTATCATAGAACAAATTTTCTGTTAGCATGTTCAGCATAATTTGACTCTTATCCAAGTCATAGCTTATCTTCAGTTCTTCCAGGGAACGAATGGCAATCAAAGGGTGAATAATGCGTACTCCACAGTAGTTCCCACATTCTACCACCTCTGTTTTTATTAGAATTGTAGAGTAGGTGCCCATTTTGTCTTCAAATTTTTCTGTTCCCCAGAAAGCTCTCTTGTTTGTGATTCCTAGGAACTTTTCACACTGTGATAGTGAAATGGTGGTATCTGGCACATATGAGTTAAGAAgggccagaaaggaaaaaagctttGCTTCCTTGgtggaaatattttgttctttcaggATATTCCTGACCACATCTTCGATGTACTTTTTATTAAAGTTGGTTTTCATAATCATGAAGGAATAAAAATCTTGAAAGTTTTTATGTtggtcttcaatttctttcaatttAAGCTCAAAAGCTCTCTGTTCCTTGGGAGACAGTTGTTGTATTAGGGCAATACTATCTGAGATCTTTGCACTTTTTTCAGGATTCTGTGATCTCCTGCAATTTAGGATGATCACTAGAGGTTTCTCATATCGAATATACCTATTAGCTACAGCTGTTTGAATAGAAGCTTGCAGAAGATAGACATTATCCTGTTCTTCAAAATCATCAACAAGCAGTAATATAGGTAAGTATTCCTGATTATTTGTTGTCCCATAGGTTATTAAATTAGTCACTTGTTCTCCAATTTCAGAAAAATCCACTGTCTTGTTTTTCAGCACAGCACATCTGAATTTCTTCCTTAGTTCCCAGAGAATATGCATAGCCAACGTAGTCCCACCGCAGCCTGGATGATGATACAGATGAATAATTTTGACACATGTCGGCTTAGAAGAATCTGCCCCTCTTTGAATCATTTCTTCAAGTTTCTCATATTTATCCCTTTTCACAAAAGGGGAAGAATAGTTTTCAGAAGAAAAGTAGAAATTCCACCATGTTACTTTGCCTCCTCGATAAAAATCTTCCTCTTTCGATGCTTTGaattcaagtaatttttttttgtccttctCTAAGATTGTATCTTCACATTCATTTTCACAGAGAATTTCCAGAGCAGTCATgatgtcttcttcttttttcagaaGGACAGTAGATGAACCAATAGATGGTAAAAATCTCTTGGAAGATTGAGTCACAGATTTTAGCTTAAGAATAgttccatttatttcttcaagACTTAAAGAAGAAACACATTGGTTTGATAATTCATCTTGCTGTGTTGTTAATCTTGCTTCAAGTAGATCTTTCCATCCCTGACATATGCGTGAATCTACACAAATGCACaatatattttccattcctttgaGATCTTGGTAGAAAGCACAAAAGGTCTCAATGAGGGGGTCTCTTGGGTCGTCAACAGAGGAGAGTAATAGAAATACCACCAA is part of the Ovis aries strain OAR_USU_Benz2616 breed Rambouillet chromosome 4, ARS-UI_Ramb_v3.0, whole genome shotgun sequence genome and encodes:
- the LOC114114483 gene encoding LOW QUALITY PROTEIN: sterile alpha motif domain-containing protein 9-like (The sequence of the model RefSeq protein was modified relative to this genomic sequence to represent the inferred CDS: inserted 2 bases in 1 codon), whose product is MAAQFNLPENTDDWTKEDVNQWLESHKIEQKHRAILTAQDVNGANLKYLTKDDLVAMGITFGPAIQIEHLFKELLETSSGDPFQTRKSGKGSKSVPKTQEKDGGTSKQKNKKKSDIVNDSTVSTVTKGSKSLKNEFMEDEIDDTKKKQPSTEPTCMAYPFDEFSDPYRYKLNFKLQPETGPLNLIDPIHEFKAFTNTETATEEDAKMKFSNEVFRFASACMNSRTNGTIHFGVKDKPHGTIVGVEFTTITKEALIDHFNLMIHQYFEDHQVQKAKNCIREPRFVEVLLPNSSLSDRFVIEVDVVPKYSECEVDYFQIKMQNYSNTIWKPSSKFSVFVRDGASSKDIMKSNADFKAFKLDLKRLAESRKEAEEKCRVKTNKKGSEGPKLVKLLTGNQDLLDNSYYDWYILVINKCHPTQIKHLDFLKEIKWFAVLEFDPESVSKGVVKAFKETRVVNLHVPSLYMEGKTTNEKITSLNLYQQLSWIFCNGRLDLDSEKYKPVDASSWQREKASEVRKLISFLTQEDIMPRGRFLVVFLLLSSVDDPRDPLIETFCAFYQDLKGMENILCICVDSRICQGWKDLLEARLTTQQDELSNQCVSSLSLEEINGTILKLKSVTQSSKRFLPSIGSSTVLLKKEEDIMTALEILCENECEDTILEKDKKKLLEFKASKEEDFYRGGKVTWWNFYFSSENYSSPFVKRDKYEKLEEMIQRGADSSKPTCVKIIHLYHHPGCGGTTLAMHILWELRKKFRCAVLKNKTVDFSEIGEQVTNLITYGTTNNQEYLPILLLVDDFEEQDNVYLLQASIQTAVANRYIRYEKPLVIILNCRRSQNPEKSAKISDSIALIQQLSPKEQRAFELKLKEIEDQHKNFQDFYSFMIMKTNFNKKYIEDVVRNILKEQNISTKEAKLFSFLALLNSYVPDTTISLSQCEKFLGITNKRAFWGTEKFEDKMGTYSTILIKTEVVECGNYCGVRIIHPLIAIRSLEELKISYDLDKSQIMLNMLTENLFYDTGIGRSKFLEDVQTLLLTRQRNENEGETGTWFSPFIEALHKEEGNAAVQNVLLEGTRRFNPNAFICQALARHFYIKEKDFHSALHWANQAKEIEPGNSYISDTLGQVFKSKIRWWIEDNERNRSISVDELSGLLDLAVCASNAFKESQQQSEDREYEVKEKFYQKSKRRYDTYNIAGYQGEIEVGLYTIQILQFIPXFDSKNELSKRDMINFISGSTDIPGDPNNEFKLVLKNFISYLTNLKFSLKKSFDFFDEYFVLLKPRNNIKQNEEAKTRRKVAGYFKKYADIFGPSEELQYKDFCPKLSVPLQVELYRRNLEVLKADKFSGLLEYLIKVQEDAIHTMEDIMKKYTFLFEQCTVRIPPKEKQNFILANIILYCIKPTSKIVKPIKKLKDQLREILQQVGMSYQYPEPYFLASLLFWPENRQLDQDSRLMEKYARSLENSFRGQYKHMYRTKQPIAYFFLGKGNNMNRLVHKGKIDQCFEKTADINSLWQSGDVWKEKKVQELLLRLKGRAGNNCLYIEYGINEKITIPITPAFLGQLRSGRSIEKVSFYLGFSIGGPLAYDIEII